One genomic region from Neoarius graeffei isolate fNeoGra1 chromosome 4, fNeoGra1.pri, whole genome shotgun sequence encodes:
- the LOC132884416 gene encoding neurexophilin-2 yields the protein MRLLAWSLLILSQWILRKVHGLQKQVGKSLDYLELGPTGSVLKPLPYGGAGGGGISAGGGVKPPFQTSRIFSSMDHTPMKHKPPTFGLPNPYDWARNQSQFLDQTGYHSKRKPPLKTGMKTKKIFGWGDFYFSVKTLKFNLLVTGKIVDHVNGTFTVYFRHNSSSLGNVSVSIVPPSKVVEFEVVHQQSTLHQPEIQFHQPHQSTIDPKDIKTFNCRVEYEKTNRSKKPKPCLYDPSQTCFTEHTQSNAAWLCAKPFKVICIFISFFSIDYKLVQKVCPDYNFQSEQPYFG from the coding sequence GTTCATGGCCTGCAAAAGCAGGTTGGGAAGTCTTTGGATTACCTGGAGCTAGGCCCAACAGGGTCTGTCCTGAAGCCCCTTCCTTATGGGGGAGCTGGAGGAGGGGGCATAAGTGCAGGTGGAGGAGTTAAACCCCCATTCCAGACATCCAGGATATTCTCCTCTATGGACCACACACCTATGAAACACAAGCCACCCACCTTTGGCTTGCCAAATCCATACGATTGGGCCAGGAACCAGTCACAGTTCCTGGATCAGACAGGCTACCACTCCAAGCGCAAACCTCCCCTCAAAACTGGAATGAAGACCAAGAAGATCTTTGGCTGGGGTGACTTCTACTTCAGCGTCAAGACCCTGAAGTTCAACCTGCTTGTGACAGGCAAGATTGTGGACCACGTCAACGGCACATTCACAGTCTACTTCCGCCACAATTCGTCGAGCCTCGGCAACGTGTCTGTCAGCATCGTCCCACCATCAAAGGTAGTGGAGTTTGAGGTGGTTCACCAGCAGAGTACCCTCCATCAGCCAGAGATCCAGTTTCACCAGCCTCATCAGTCAACCATCGATCCCAAAGATATCAAGACCTTCAACTGTCGTGTAGAGTATGAGAAGACCAACCGCTCTAAGAAGCCCAAACCATGTCTGTATGACCCATCTCAGACCTGCTTCACTGAGCACACCCAATCCAATGCCGCCTGGCTCTGTGCCAAGCCCTTCAAAGTCATCTGCATCTTCATCTCCTTTTTCAGCATCGACTACAAGCTTGTGCAGAAGGTCTGTCCAGACTACAATTTTCAGAGTGAACAACCTTACTTTGGATGA